In a single window of the Metopolophium dirhodum isolate CAU chromosome 2, ASM1992520v1, whole genome shotgun sequence genome:
- the LOC132939634 gene encoding ectopic P granules protein 5 homolog isoform X1: MERQRPKTRAPSETKHPSKIHVEEPEPIDNVLNSSAVDDVENALHEAFNDIFLSTEHSKEVNDSVSYLNSDTTKTSDTENIVEEPTVKNITPSSILPISIPCSVGSLPTPCAPIYNELCSSPVNETPFESLTPFNDEQLAEYYQNKLLFGLQEYIEEFNHTELKYFQICEHPLYTLLQDYLHARLKLESTKQEIKESKYSYVTHEKHIWALEPATYTQYGECQDGNPVSATKRYDISRFNQVALDNLVASLKQLRTLVNNYYCALYDCQMIKEKIDYYLHVLCQPFSTLSADTPVGLFLNSDVRSLQGKNLQSPINDLKSSISILFLYQRKIINDKVFINETKQLLVKIIGVLLRVASWKDHFFIINHILRCQTGVGKWAKSFIQIPLIDLNHQDDNFHLDYMITSLAIILLPVQAREKFLEQIYKSEEDTNESIWVVVDSEGEEDSSGSSQQTLRESDIIAFLNQMPFSVLFKKMIMFSENENVVCINLWNEQDLLRLIAVGSVLVKLFKSGLETYYSKSTEYKQFSKRLGHLLQDTVNYVTDVLEEYKNHKFVSARIQTEYDAFLFRAVSCLYNSVDRTTWQYLVMLPFGQVSSQMVVHLFQYILHIKSDFYECPLEELSECIINTSDDECYYLLTSISNMALSRYINDIDFIKAVTICLFKIGFVSKATKEQCRKTCRTLLTHLSDKHPFLISEIMCVLKHHFDEVGSGSMYLFKTLQLPNWNITMDDLSYLEHLILNYPITSTENSLSRHILAKIFSGCNENDINDFMLTKDMHCRIAIIIVKAVVQHAPITVDETSTQYLVHSIKQLVQIKSNEQAFRVWTWKVLYTLKLHLMDLPDIIVRGSLQDLSHYLLSVNDIDTDNNDIKYLRHDDPIALYTAVHVTTAGHCVPVILNKGLDYCYRLLQYRHYTATIACLNKIVPFFFENTDCLLESKKFITIVAGIMADNRNSTTKRAMNLLSVQGPSEITLQFTNMIQYQISNYARYGLISPHSVMDLWTKVVCTVWREADSDLFVYVLDTVFRNVFRTQTIQWARELLICLITQLSGSKENVTAIGSIFNFMFQSPEKRPLLLPKYPVVLYYCPYYALLALEAEEWCIQGRNDIWKNLLIKLHAQQGKSNVDDALKRVCSELKVPHFTSGHLALYRWMQYGLEMPSGHPMTSLYWQNFFRLYLQRVPGTQQLGCVGRKFFEGLVNSPYLNKISNKLKECIDFHRTKLQTEPNSEIDFRLSRFYEACTLWLTDVRILESTLFIPSLDSMYEPNDLTHIINGSHEWLSDLINHKLIEENKLECVQNWCDLFGKNTLNNSQSNRRLPLEKDPITRIINRLKSYDDPIKSPDFVLRLSDVQTISTNMLYHKEHMLNIVQLNIKQIVQFINRVYRMQTVCHENLDSRYIDGVKMVYVQMDSTTRVQAVCDYKTKKGSTSSCAGAAEITFQIREAKLNADVVEINSNNRSELDTLITDILENSLPRSLTTACTTMNLIIQLIFNEYNELIKIGDIALVTDIQSSGVWLFYTLMSEYAILRTCPSIEKFMLTMLQSIGNVFILNNENECLRIQNTALTYPELADILIPLFSPSSASTNTFMQAYKNIVDHCNAQYEPIALNLLSKFNVSVCLSTKQPLLQERSILMDYCLGALILVKQQTRSDYTWSLHEIFSQHLCEIMNHDFPEHYGEILLKLLDHSKEGRIYCQVWFNILNTILAQAVPTTQTNSVRTILLPGMSTDQLRDVVRRYATDQRSLSSQELQETLHLLTTHFANERLKSATGELYSKYNVYIEPLVGLYAMVTHALVVGTLQSYRGMLANKICEFLCPTLISMFGPWLEPWYEGWNTDQRSLKLPWLATDTSISTLMIDALVECITFVLDTMPACDNVLSFVCQWYIKMFAHIQTNDYIFETIHSNLEKLPWQRFIPTPVDLDLIMKVMDQFLPQSQCFLANVILEIPWPYVPNLDLRILLSLFIKLSNQPNMRKGGKIRPLLLEAQKFAWYQIDGETYENILSWFVSKYDPMIVLQLSNEDWCGTDSAVLDLLKTAAGYNNVDHNAPYAEPMMYKRRIFIRAMVRMFISLASRYRSVLGGHYKNLKCAFHRLLDETEMVTKHGEEAKLLVLELLVLVNQPTGSILSSLMLQTIQEWISQRKADCAVLQGFLMVTWAHVTDQQHKGDILEACLTSWFKHVGNEEDFKWDKVLSLVQPVRLHYQGLGEVLMTSSHLLTLYTLALKESQNRSAYPDILNTLVQCLESVKPNNITENKLPLLWSLVLRLSTVEDDQTAEYLLRVANSAAQLAQHKQSWSLFDAIRLQKQTSISPKCRVICRALVAFIHSQLPENKSSRKQHIRQEYNAPGGFVCNDNDFTTSIECLKAISLLESLKLDRQFSDSIVAIDMALKIIKGPQSSMKTGEIFIIKLAKCLYTDSFIYRMDPI; encoded by the exons ATGGAACGACAAAGGCCAAAAACTCGAGCTCCGTCTGAGACCAAACACCCGTCTAAA atacatgttgaAGAACCAGAGCCTATAGACAATGTACTGAATTCTTCTGCAGTAGATGATGTTGAAAATGCTCTCCACGAAGcattcaatgatatttttttaagtacagaaCATTCAAAAGAAGTAAATGATAGTGTCAGTTATTTAAATAGTGACACTACTAAGACATCTGATACAGAGAACATTGTTGAAGAACctactgttaaaaatataacaccATCATCTATACTACCAATTTCAATTCCTTGTTCTGTAGGTTCATTACCAACTCCTTGTGCTCCAATATACAATGAATTATGTAGTTCACCAGTTAATGAAACACCTTTTGAATCTTTAACTCCATTTAACGATGAACAACTGGcagaatattatcaaaataaattattatttggattaCAAGAGTATATTGAAGAATTTAATCatacagaattaaaatattttcaaatttgtgaaCATCCACTTTACACACTACTTCAAGATTATTTACATGCAAGACTTAAACTTGAAAGTACAAAACAAGAAattaaagaatcaaaatattcataTGTTACACATGAGAAACATATTTGGGCATTAGAACCAGCCACATATACACAGTACGGTGAATgccaa GATGGTAATCCAGTATCGGCTACTAAGAGATACGATATATCTAGATTCAACCAAGTAGCTTTAGACAATTTAGTGGCATCTCTCAAACAGTTACGGACTTTAGTCAACAACTATTATTGTGCCTTATATGATTGTCAAATGATCAAAGAGAAG ATTGACTATTATTTACATGTATTATGTCAACCTTTTTCTACTTTGTCTGCGGATACTCCTGTGGGACTCTTTCTTAACTCTGATGTAAGAAGTCTACAAGGAAAAAATCTTCAGTCACCTATCAATGATCTCAAGTCTtccatttcaatattatttttataccaaagaaaaataattaacgacaaagtttttattaatgaaacaaAACAATTGTTGGTCAAAATAATTGGTGTTTTACTTCGAGTTGCTTCATGGAAAGATCATTTCTTTataataaatcacattttaag ATGTCAAACAGGTGTTGGGAAATGGGCTAAATCTTTTATCCAAATACCTTTGATAGATTTAAACCATCAAGATGATAACTTTCATTTAGATTACATGATTACATCATTGGCTATTATCTTACTGCCAGTCCAAGCTCGAGAAAAGTTTTTAGAACAA atTTATAAAAGTGAAGAAGATACAAATGAATCTATATGGGTAGTGGTAGACAGCGAAGGAGAAGAAGATAGTTCAGGAAGTTCTCAACAAACACTCCGTGAGAGTGATATTATTGCTTTTCTCAATCAAATGCCATTTTCAGTACtctttaaaaaa atGATTATGTTttctgaaaatgaaaatgttgtaTGTATAAACTTATGGAATGAACAAGACCTATTAAGACTGATTGCTGTTGGCAGCGTtttggttaaattatttaaatctggtTTGGAGACTTACTATTCTAAAAGTACCGAATATAAACAGTTTTCAAAACGACTTGGACATCTACTTCAGGATACTGTTAACTATGTTACTGATGTATTAGAAGAATATAA aAATCATAAGTTTGTGTCTGCTCGAATACAAACAGAATATGATGCATTCTTGTTCCGTGCCGTTAGTTGTTTGTACAATAGTGTTGATAGAACTACTTGGCAGTATTTAGTGATGTTGCCTTTTGGACAAGTATCTTCTCAAATGGTAGTACATCTCTTCCAATATATACTACACATTAAATcag ATTTCTATGAGTGTCCATTAGAAGAACTCTCAGAATGCATTATAAATACTTCTGATGATGAATGTTACTATTTATTAACATCCATTAGTAATATGGCCTTAAGTAGATACATTAATGATATAGACTTTATAAAAGCAGTGACTATTTGTTTATTCAAA ataGGATTTGTGAGTAAAGCAACTAAAGAACAATGCCGTAAAACTTGTAGAACTTTACTTACACATTTATCTGATAAACATCCATTTCTTATTTCTGAAATCATGTGCGTACTTAAACATCATTTTGATGAAGTTGGCTCG GGTTCTATGTATCTTTTTAAAACTCTTCAATTACCAAATTGGAATATAACTATGGATGACTTATCTTATTTGGAACATTTGATACTCAATTATCCAATTACATCTACAGAAAATTCTTTAAGTCGCCATATACTTGCAAAGATATTTTCGGGATGCAATGAGAATGATATTAA TGATTTTATGTTGACTAAAGATATGCACTGCCGTAtagcaattattattgtcaaagcTGTTGTACAACACGCTCCCATCACTGTAGATGAAACTTCAACTCAATATTTAGTTCACAGTATAAaacaa TTAGTACAAATCAAATCAAACGAACAAGCTTTTCGAGTATGGACATGGAAAgtactatatacattaaaacTCCACTTAATGGACCTACCAGACATTATAGTGCGTGGCTCATTACAAGACTTGAGTCATTATTTACTTTCTGTAAATGATATTGATACTGATAATAAt GACATAAAATATTTGCGACATGATGACCCAATCGCTTTATACACCGCTGTACATGTAACCACTGCCGGTCATTGTGTTCCAGTTATACTAAACAAGGGTTTAGATTATTGTTATAGATTATTACAATACAGACACTATACAGCTACTATAGCTTGTCTGAATAAAAtagttccatttttttttgaaaacacaGATTGCCTACTAGAATCTAAAAA gtttattacaaTTGTGGCAGGAATTATGGCAGATAATAGGAATAGTACCACAAAACGTGCTATGAATTTATTGAGTGTTCAAGGGCCGTCTGAAATCACTTTACAATTTACTAATATGAttcaatatcaaatatcaaattatgCACGGTATGGATTAATAAGTCCTCATTCTGTTATGGACCTTTGGACTAAAGTAGTTTGTACTGTATGGAGAGAAGCAGATTCGGATTTATTTGTATATGTGTTGGATACTGTATTCAGAAATGTTTTTCGAACCCAAACGATACAGTGGGCTCGAGAGCTGCTTATATGTTTGATAACT caattGAGTGGTTCAAAAGAAAATGTTACGGCTATTGGGTCAatctttaattttatgtttcaaaGTCCAGAAAAACGGCCACTTTTACTGCCCAAATATCCCGtggtattgtattattgtcCATATTATGCTTTGTTGGCATTAGAAGCCGAAGAATGGTGTATCCAAGGTAGAAATGATATTTGGAAAAACTTACTGATAAAATTACATGCACAACAAGGAAAATCAAATGTGGATGATGCACTTAag AGAGTGTGTTCAGAATTAAAAGTACCTCATTTTACATCGGGACATTTAGCTTTATACCGGTGGATGCAGTACGGATTGGAAATGCCATCTGGTCATCCTATGACTTCTTTATATTGGCAAAACTTTTTTCGATTGTATTTACAACGAGTTCCGGG aactcaacaaTTAGGCTGTGTTGGTCGCAAATTTTTTGAAGGTCTTGTAAATTCACCATATCTgaataaaattagtaataaacTTAAGGAGTGCATTGATTTTCATCGTACTAAACTTCAAACTGAACCCAATTCTGAAATTGATTTTCGTTTATCGAG attttatgagGCTTGTACTCTATGGTTAACTGATGTTCGGATTCTTGAATCTACCTTATTCATACCTTCATTGGACTCAATGTATGAACCAAATGAcctaacacatattattaatggatctcat gAGTGGTTGTCAGACTTAATCaatcataaattaattgaaGAAAACAAACTTGAGTGTGTACAAAATTGGTGTGACTTATTTGGCAAAAATACTTTAAACAACAGTCAATCTAATAGGAGACTACCTTTAGAAAAGGATCCTATCACTAGAATTATAAACag ATTGAAATCTTATGATGATCCTATTAAAAGCCCAGATTTTGTGTTACGACTGTCAGATGTCCAAACAATATCTACTAATATGTTGTATCATAAAGAACATATGcttaatattgtacaattaaatattaaacaaatcgTACAATTCATTAA TAGAGTGTATCGAATGCAAACAGTTTGCCATGAAAATTTAGACAGTCGGTACATAGATGGTGTAAAAATGGTTTATGTCCAAATGGATTCTACTACCAGAGTTCAAGCAGTTTgtgattataaaacaaaaaaaggtagCACGAGTAGTTGTGCTGGAGCAGCTGAAATCACTTTCCAA aTTCGAGAAGCCAAGTTGAATGCAGATGTAGTAGAAATTAATTCTAATAACAGATCAGAATTGGACACATTAATTACTGATATTTTGGAAAATTCATTGCCACGTTCATTAACTACAGCATGTACTACAATGAATCTAATTATTca GTTAATATTCAATGAGTACAatgaattgataaaaattggGGACATTGCATTAGTTACTGATATTCAATCATCGGGTGTTTGGTTATTCTATACACTCATGTCTGAATATGCAATTCTAAGAACTTGCCCTTCTATTGAAAAATTTATGTTGACTATGCTTCAATCTATtggaaat gtttttatacTGAATAATGAAAATGAATGTTTACGTATACAAAACACAGCATTAACCTACCCTGAATTAGCTGATATATTGATTCCTTTATTTTCACCATCTAGTGCATCCACAAATACATTTATGCaagcttacaaaaatattgttgaccATTGCAATGCTCAATATGAGCCTATTGCATTAAATTTACTTTCTAAA ttCAATGTATCTGTTTGTCTATCAACTAAACAGCCTTTACTTCAAGAAAGGTCAATATTAATGGATTACTGTTTAGGAGCTTTGATATTAGTTAAACAACAAACACGGTCAGATTACACATGGTCATTACATGAA ATTTTTAGTCAACATCTATGTGAAATAATGAATCATGATTTTCCTGAACATTATGGTGAAATATTACTAAAACTCTTAGATCATTCTAAAGAAGGTCGCATTTACTGTCAAGTATGGTTCAATATTCTCAATACAATTTTGGCTCAAGCTGTACCTACAACACAAACCAATTCTGTGAGAACGATTTTGTTGCCAGGAATGTCAACAGATCAGCTAAGAGACGTAGTTAGACGTTATGCAACTGATCAACGATCTCTAAGTTCACAAGAA CTTCAAGAAACTTTACATCTTTTGACTACTCATTTTGCTAACGAAAGATTGAAATCTGCCACGGGAGAGCTATATTcaaaatacaatgtatatattgaACCATTGGTTGGCTTGTATGCTATGGTTACCCATGCACTAGTTGTAGGAACATTACAGTCTTATCGTGGCATGTTAGCAAATAAAA TATGTGAGTTTTTGTGTCCAACATTAATAAGCATGTTTGGCCCGTGGTTGGAACCTTGGTATGAGGGTTGGAATACTGATCAGAGATCATTGAAACTACCGTGGTTGGCTACTGATACTTCAATATCTACTTTAATGATTGATGCATTAGTGGAATGTATTACATTTGTTTTAGACACCATGCCAG CATGTGATAATGTCCTAAGTTTTGTCTGTCAATggtacataaaaatgtttgctCATATTCAAACAAATGATTACATTTTTGAGACGATTCACTCAAATCTTGAAAAGTTACCCTGGCAGAGATTTATACCAACACCGGTCGATTTAGATTTGATCATGAAG gTCATGGACCAATTTTTACCCCAATCTCAATGTTTTTTGGCAAATGTAATTTTGGAAATACCTTGGCCGTATGTTCCAAATCTTGATCTCCGCATACTGTTATCgctttttataaaactatctaATCAACCTAATATGAGAAAA ggTGGAAAAATTAGACCCCTTTTATTAGAAGCACAAAAATTTGCTTGGTACCAAATTGATGGGGAAACATATGAAAACATTCTGAGTTGGTTTGTTTcaaaatatgatccaatgattGTGCTTCAACTAAGTAATGAAGATTGGTGTGGCACAGATTCTGCTGTACTTGA CCTATTGAAAACAGCAGCTGGTTATAATAATGTCGATCATAATGCTCCATATGCAGAACCCATGATGTACAAAAGACGAATATTTATTCGTGCAATGGTAAGGATGTTTATATCGCTGGCTTCGCGGTACAGGTCAGTGTTAGGTGGTCATTACAAGAATCTTAAATGTGCTTTTCACCGATTACTGGATGAAACTGAAATGGTCACTAAACATGGTGAAGAGGCTAAACTATTGGTCCTAGAGTTGTTGGTGTTAGTTAACCAACCTACAGGTTCCATACTATCTTCCCTCATGCTACAAACAATTCAAGAGTGGATTAGTCAAAGAAAAGCTGACTGTGCAGTATTACAAGGTTTTTTGATGGTTACTTGGGCCCATGTTACCGATCAGCAACATAAAGGTGATATACTTGAAGCTTGCTTGACATCATGGTTTAAGCATGTTG gAAATGAAGAAGATTTTAAATGGGATAAAGTGTTATCGCTGGTTCAGCCTGTGCGTCTTCACTATCAAGGTTTAGGTGAAGTTCTAATGACTTCCAGTCATTTACTTACGCTATACACTCTGGCTCTAAAAGAATCCCAAAATCGATCAGCGTATCCTGACATACTGAATACTCTAGTACAGTGTCTAGAATCTGTGAAACCTAA tAATATTACTGAAAACAAGTTGCCACTATTGTGGTCTTTAGTCTTACGGTTAAGCACTGTTGAAGATGATCAAACAGCTGAATATCTTTTACGAGTTGCTAATTCAGCAGCACAATTAGCCCAACATAAACAGAGTTGGAGTTTATTTGATGCCATCAGGTTACAAAAACAGACCAGTATATCCCCAAA ATGTCGTGTGATATGTCGGGCTCTGGTAGCTTTCATACACTCACAGTTACCAGAAAACAAATCCAGTCGTAAACAACATATTCGACAAGAATACAATGCACCTGGTGGTTTCGTGTGTAATGACAA TGATTTTACAACATCTATAGAATGTTTGAAAGCAATCAGCCTTTTAGAGTCTTTAAAACTAGATAGACAGTTTTCTGATTCAATCGTAGCCATTGACAtggcattaaaaataattaaaggaCCACAGAGTTCTATGAAAACTGgtgaaatattcataattaaattggCTAAATGCTTATACACCGATAGTTTTATATACCGTATGGATCCCATTTGA